A section of the Streptomyces sp. SCL15-4 genome encodes:
- a CDS encoding DUF397 domain-containing protein: MSTTELAWFKSSYSGSSGDDCVEVAVTAQAVHVRDSKDVTRPDFAVGRDGWARFVRYAAGS, encoded by the coding sequence ATGAGCACGACCGAACTCGCCTGGTTCAAGTCAAGCTATAGCGGTAGCTCGGGCGACGACTGCGTTGAAGTCGCCGTCACCGCGCAGGCCGTGCACGTGCGCGACTCCAAGGACGTCACGCGTCCGGACTTCGCCGTCGGCCGGGACGGCTGGGCGCGGTTCGTGCGGTACGCGGCCGGAAGCTGA
- a CDS encoding SGNH/GDSL hydrolase family protein: MPVASPHARTPEEPETPVKTLRTLITTVLMLALSVLGTGFASAADGPGPRCASSHRTTTTSTASPVTVWLAGDSTMANPSGRCPVGWGSQFGTLFDGEVTVRNQAVAGRSIQTWLYESNVSGTMGSDGECVLNSTSYSVRWEAMLDATTGMKAGDYLFIQFGINDSSRTCPRHVGTARYQQLLTTMARAALARGAHPVLLTPVAAITCSGSTATKNRGFVTETYSAGTATGAPVVDLQSLSVSLYNSLRFCPDNGDYGSGPVGAFFCEDHTHFETYGAQRVAGLVAADVRRQNLPLATHLK; the protein is encoded by the coding sequence ATGCCCGTTGCGTCCCCGCACGCCCGCACACCGGAAGAGCCCGAGACTCCCGTGAAGACATTACGGACCCTCATCACGACCGTCCTGATGCTGGCCCTGTCGGTCCTGGGCACCGGCTTCGCCTCGGCGGCCGACGGCCCCGGGCCCCGCTGCGCGAGCAGCCACCGCACCACGACGACGTCCACGGCCTCGCCGGTCACGGTCTGGCTGGCCGGCGACTCCACCATGGCCAATCCCAGCGGCCGTTGCCCGGTCGGCTGGGGCAGCCAGTTCGGCACTCTGTTCGACGGCGAGGTGACCGTCAGGAACCAGGCGGTGGCCGGCCGCTCCATCCAGACCTGGCTGTACGAGTCGAACGTGAGCGGCACCATGGGCTCCGACGGCGAGTGCGTCCTCAACTCCACGTCGTACTCGGTCCGTTGGGAGGCGATGCTGGACGCGACCACCGGGATGAAGGCCGGCGACTACCTGTTCATCCAGTTCGGCATCAACGACTCCTCCCGCACCTGCCCCCGGCACGTCGGCACGGCCCGCTACCAGCAGCTGCTGACCACGATGGCGCGAGCCGCACTGGCCCGGGGCGCGCACCCGGTACTGCTCACCCCGGTCGCCGCGATCACCTGTTCCGGCAGCACGGCGACGAAGAACCGCGGCTTCGTCACGGAGACGTACTCCGCCGGAACGGCCACCGGAGCGCCGGTCGTCGACCTCCAGTCGCTCAGCGTCTCGCTCTACAACAGCCTGCGCTTCTGCCCGGACAACGGCGACTACGGCTCGGGCCCCGTGGGTGCCTTCTTCTGCGAGGACCACACCCACTTCGAGACGTACGGCGCCCAGCGCGTCGCGGGCCTGGTGGCGGCCGACGTACGCCGCCAGAACCTGCCGCTGGCCACACACCTGAAGTGA
- a CDS encoding ATP-binding protein, with product MNPTTPQLPSAAAHSFSQLLSSTRRGARLARLLAAGELRAWGVSPSVIDRAEHIVAELAANAALHGRVPGRSFRLALALDVTAGTLRIAVSDARGDRLPAPARTARPEEAESGRGLLLVTALADRWDTAPYPPSGKTVWAELDVVLHNRTPRPGR from the coding sequence ATGAACCCCACAACCCCCCAACTCCCCAGTGCAGCCGCACATTCGTTCTCCCAGCTGCTGTCCTCCACGCGCCGGGGCGCCCGCCTGGCCAGACTGCTCGCCGCCGGAGAACTGCGCGCCTGGGGAGTGTCACCGAGCGTCATCGACCGCGCGGAGCACATCGTCGCCGAACTCGCCGCGAACGCGGCCCTGCACGGCCGGGTGCCAGGACGGAGCTTCCGGCTCGCGCTGGCCCTCGATGTCACCGCCGGGACCCTGCGCATCGCGGTCAGCGACGCACGCGGCGACCGGCTGCCCGCACCCGCGAGGACGGCCCGGCCCGAGGAGGCGGAGTCGGGCCGCGGCCTGCTCCTCGTCACCGCGCTCGCCGACCGGTGGGACACCGCGCCGTACCCGCCGTCCGGCAAGACGGTGTGGGCCGAGCTGGACGTCGTCCTCCACAACCGAACACCGAGGCCGGGCCGGTGA
- a CDS encoding phage holin family protein: MSSTQPHYEAGHQAHGSEPVGELVQRASQQLTELVRGELRLAQAEMKEKGKRYGKGGGLFGGAGLVGFLMLQALVATVIAALAVALPVWAAALIVTAVLGVIAGVMALTGKKQIAEAAPPAPQQTIENVKADVAEIKESAHR; the protein is encoded by the coding sequence GTGTCCAGTACGCAGCCCCACTACGAGGCAGGCCATCAGGCGCACGGGTCCGAACCGGTGGGCGAGCTGGTCCAGCGGGCCTCGCAGCAGCTGACCGAGCTGGTGCGGGGGGAGCTGCGCCTGGCGCAGGCGGAAATGAAGGAAAAAGGCAAGCGCTACGGCAAGGGCGGCGGGCTGTTCGGCGGCGCCGGGCTGGTCGGGTTCCTGATGCTCCAGGCCCTGGTCGCCACCGTGATCGCGGCTCTGGCCGTGGCGCTGCCGGTGTGGGCCGCGGCCCTGATCGTCACCGCCGTGCTCGGTGTGATCGCCGGGGTGATGGCGCTGACCGGGAAGAAGCAGATCGCCGAGGCCGCGCCGCCCGCACCGCAGCAGACGATCGAGAACGTGAAGGCCGACGTGGCCGAGATCAAGGAGAGTGCGCACCGATGA
- a CDS encoding rhamnogalacturonan lyase has translation MTDAHPLARTPRRSRSTGHRLTVGLSAAALAATALAGLPQTAHAATARQVERLDRGLTSVHTSSGNLVSWRWLATDPNDVAFNVYRGGTKLNSSPVTASTNYFDSGAPDSADYTVRAVVGGTEQAASEHALQFRPGYLDVPISPPAGGTTPDGVAYTYEANDASAGDLDGDGRLDLVLKWQPTNAKDNSQSGYTGNTYVDGIRLDGTRLWRVDLGRNIRSGAHYTQFQVYDYDGDGKAEVAMKTADGTRDGTGAVIGDASADHRNSSGYVLSGPEYLTMFNGQTGKAMQSVDYVPARGTVSSWGDSYGNRVDRFLAGTAYLDGARPSLIMARGYYTRTVIAAWDWRGGQFTRRWTFDTNSSTNSGKGYDGQGNHALSVADVDGDGKDEIVYGAMTVDDNGAGLWTTRMGHGDAAHLGDLDPSRPGLEYFKVDEDSGKPGSWMADARTGQILWQTASGSDNGRGVAGDIYAGSPGAEAWSASDTTLRSATGASLGREPSSVNFLSWWDGDTVRELLDGTHIDKYGTSGDTRLLTGSGVSSNNGTKSTPALSGDLLGDWREEVVWRTADNRALRIYSTPYQTGTRITTLLHDTQYRTALAWQNTAYNQPPHPSFFLGANMPTAPRPTVYTP, from the coding sequence GTGACCGACGCACACCCGCTCGCCCGCACCCCACGGCGCTCCCGGAGCACGGGACACCGGCTCACCGTCGGCCTGTCCGCCGCCGCGCTGGCCGCCACCGCGCTCGCCGGACTGCCGCAGACCGCGCACGCGGCGACCGCCCGGCAGGTGGAACGCCTCGACCGGGGCCTGACCAGCGTCCACACCAGCAGCGGCAACCTGGTGTCCTGGCGCTGGCTCGCCACCGATCCGAACGACGTGGCGTTCAACGTCTACCGCGGCGGCACCAAGCTCAACTCCTCGCCCGTGACCGCCTCGACGAACTACTTCGACTCCGGTGCGCCCGACTCGGCCGACTACACGGTGCGCGCGGTGGTGGGCGGCACCGAGCAGGCCGCCTCGGAGCACGCGCTCCAGTTCCGGCCCGGCTATCTCGACGTACCGATCTCACCGCCGGCCGGCGGCACCACCCCGGACGGAGTGGCGTACACCTACGAGGCCAACGACGCCAGCGCCGGCGACCTCGACGGTGACGGCCGGCTCGACCTGGTCCTGAAGTGGCAGCCGACCAACGCCAAGGACAACTCCCAGTCCGGCTACACCGGCAACACCTACGTCGACGGCATACGGCTGGACGGCACCCGCCTGTGGCGCGTCGACCTGGGCCGCAACATCCGCTCCGGCGCCCACTACACGCAGTTCCAGGTGTACGACTACGACGGCGACGGCAAGGCCGAGGTGGCGATGAAGACCGCCGACGGCACCCGGGACGGCACCGGCGCGGTCATCGGCGACGCCTCGGCCGACCACCGCAACTCCAGCGGCTACGTCCTGTCCGGCCCCGAGTACCTGACCATGTTCAACGGGCAGACCGGCAAGGCGATGCAGAGCGTCGACTACGTCCCGGCGCGCGGCACGGTCTCCTCCTGGGGCGACTCCTACGGCAACCGCGTCGACCGCTTCCTCGCCGGCACCGCCTATCTGGACGGCGCCCGTCCCTCCCTGATCATGGCGCGCGGCTACTACACCCGTACCGTCATCGCCGCCTGGGACTGGCGGGGCGGCCAGTTCACCCGCCGCTGGACCTTCGACACCAACTCCTCCACCAACTCCGGCAAGGGATACGACGGTCAGGGCAACCACGCGCTGTCCGTCGCGGACGTGGACGGCGACGGCAAGGACGAGATCGTCTACGGCGCGATGACCGTGGACGACAACGGCGCCGGCCTGTGGACCACCCGGATGGGTCACGGCGACGCGGCGCACCTCGGCGACCTCGATCCCTCCCGGCCGGGCCTGGAGTACTTCAAGGTGGACGAGGACTCGGGCAAGCCGGGCTCCTGGATGGCCGACGCGCGCACCGGTCAGATCCTGTGGCAGACCGCCTCGGGCTCCGACAACGGCCGGGGCGTCGCCGGTGACATCTACGCCGGCAGTCCGGGCGCCGAGGCGTGGTCGGCCTCCGACACCACCCTGCGCTCCGCGACCGGCGCCTCCCTCGGCCGGGAACCGTCCAGCGTCAACTTCCTGTCGTGGTGGGACGGCGACACCGTCCGCGAACTCCTCGACGGCACCCACATCGACAAGTACGGCACCTCCGGCGACACCCGCCTGCTGACCGGCTCCGGCGTCTCCTCGAACAACGGCACCAAGTCCACACCCGCGCTGTCCGGGGACCTCCTCGGCGACTGGCGCGAGGAGGTCGTCTGGCGGACCGCCGACAACCGGGCCCTGCGGATCTACTCGACGCCGTACCAGACCGGCACCAGGATCACCACGCTGCTCCACGACACCCAGTACCGTACGGCCCTGGCCTGGCAGAACACCGCCTACAACCAGCCGCCGCACCCGAGCTTCTTCCTCGGCGCCAACATGCCCACCGCGCCCCGGCCCACCGTCTACACGCCCTGA
- a CDS encoding DUF3618 domain-containing protein yields MTQPPHDEPTAAGPEELREQVEQTRHELGETVEALAAKTDVKARAQEKAADVKEQAAAKAADVKEQAAAKAAQLKDKAGGLAHQAQPLIKDKATRVADQTRDKAAQAGRLWQEKAPEPVRQTTARTARWTRDNRALLLAGGTALVLWLACRRKR; encoded by the coding sequence ATGACCCAGCCGCCCCACGACGAGCCCACCGCCGCCGGCCCCGAGGAACTGCGCGAGCAGGTCGAGCAGACCCGCCACGAGCTGGGCGAGACGGTCGAGGCACTCGCGGCGAAGACCGATGTCAAGGCCCGCGCTCAGGAGAAGGCCGCCGACGTCAAGGAGCAAGCCGCAGCGAAGGCCGCCGATGTGAAGGAGCAGGCCGCCGCGAAGGCCGCGCAGCTGAAGGACAAGGCCGGCGGCCTCGCGCACCAGGCGCAGCCCCTCATCAAGGACAAGGCGACCCGCGTGGCCGACCAGACCCGCGACAAGGCCGCTCAGGCGGGCCGGCTGTGGCAGGAAAAGGCTCCGGAGCCGGTACGGCAGACCACCGCCCGCACCGCACGCTGGACCCGCGACAACCGCGCCCTGCTGCTCGCCGGCGGCACGGCACTCGTACTGTGGCTGGCGTGCCGCCGCAAGAGGTAG
- the lpdA gene encoding dihydrolipoyl dehydrogenase — MSQHFDVVVLGAGPGGYTAAVRSAQLGLSTAVVEERYWGGVCLNVGCIPSKALLRNAEMVQFVTNEAKAYGIAVGDNVSADYRVAHERSRMVADGRVKGVHYLMKKNAITQFEGRGVFTDDHTLTVTHPDGHKETVTFGHCIIAAGATPRLLPGTSLSDRVVTYESQILSETLPDSIVIAGAGAIGVEFAYVLRSYGVDVTIVEFLDRMVPLEDEEISKELAKHYRKLGIEVLTGTAVQSIDDSGPRVRVTVDKNGERRTLETDKVLQAIGFAPNVRGYGLENTGVRLTERGAIDVDGRCRTSVPHIFAIGDVTAKLMLAHAAESMGVVAAETIADAETMELDYTMIPRATYCQPQVASFGWTEAQARERGYDVQVAKFPFTANGKAHGLGHPVGFVKIISDGTHGELLGAHLIGPEVTELLPELTLAQQWDLTVHEVARNVHAHPTLGEAVKEAIHGLAGHMINM; from the coding sequence GTGAGCCAACATTTCGATGTCGTTGTTCTAGGAGCGGGCCCGGGCGGCTACACCGCCGCGGTTCGCAGCGCGCAACTCGGCCTGTCCACCGCGGTGGTGGAGGAGCGGTACTGGGGAGGTGTCTGCCTCAACGTCGGCTGCATTCCTTCCAAGGCACTGCTGCGCAACGCCGAGATGGTGCAGTTCGTCACGAACGAGGCCAAGGCGTACGGGATCGCCGTGGGCGACAACGTGTCCGCGGACTACCGGGTCGCGCACGAGCGCAGCCGCATGGTCGCCGACGGCCGGGTCAAGGGCGTTCACTACCTGATGAAGAAGAACGCCATCACCCAGTTCGAGGGACGGGGTGTCTTCACCGACGACCACACGCTGACGGTGACCCACCCGGACGGGCACAAGGAGACGGTGACTTTCGGCCACTGCATCATCGCCGCCGGTGCCACTCCCCGGCTGCTGCCCGGCACCTCCCTGTCGGACCGCGTGGTCACCTACGAGAGCCAGATCCTCAGCGAGACGCTGCCGGACAGCATCGTCATCGCGGGCGCCGGCGCCATCGGTGTGGAATTCGCCTATGTGCTGCGCAGCTACGGCGTGGACGTCACCATTGTGGAGTTCCTCGACCGCATGGTCCCGCTGGAGGACGAGGAGATCTCCAAGGAGCTGGCGAAGCACTACCGCAAGCTCGGCATCGAGGTGCTCACCGGCACCGCCGTGCAGAGCATCGACGACTCCGGCCCGCGGGTCCGGGTGACCGTCGACAAGAACGGCGAGCGCCGGACCCTGGAGACCGACAAGGTGCTCCAGGCCATCGGTTTCGCACCGAACGTGCGGGGCTACGGCCTGGAGAACACCGGGGTACGCCTCACCGAGCGCGGCGCCATCGACGTCGACGGACGGTGCCGCACCAGCGTGCCGCACATCTTCGCGATCGGTGACGTCACCGCCAAGCTGATGCTGGCGCACGCCGCCGAGTCCATGGGTGTCGTGGCGGCGGAGACCATTGCCGACGCGGAGACCATGGAGCTGGACTACACCATGATTCCGCGGGCCACCTACTGCCAGCCGCAGGTGGCCAGCTTCGGCTGGACGGAGGCCCAGGCCCGCGAGCGGGGCTACGACGTCCAGGTGGCCAAGTTCCCCTTCACCGCCAACGGCAAGGCGCACGGCCTGGGCCACCCCGTCGGCTTCGTGAAGATCATCAGCGACGGCACGCACGGTGAGCTGCTCGGTGCCCACCTCATCGGCCCCGAGGTCACCGAACTCCTCCCGGAGCTGACGCTGGCCCAGCAGTGGGACCTGACGGTCCACGAGGTCGCCCGCAACGTACACGCGCACCCGACGCTCGGCGAGGCGGTCAAGGAGGCCATCCACGGCCTGGCCGGCCACATGATCAACATGTGA
- a CDS encoding acyl-CoA dehydrogenase: protein MAPGTSPRDTLSSLVHGDSYREALPRLTEIFAPELFARPSGLADQDRHALTYQRLRHINEQLDTSTPLLTQRDLLFPLLEWVALADPSLFYAFFLHHCTTVGALLEFGAGRDDLDDILARLASTETVGALLMTELGHGNSNAAVRTEAVYDPDTREFVLTTPGPEAVKYPPSVACPGLARLGIVTAKLVVGGEDRGLFCFIVPLRDTTGPCPGVVIEPQDSAPILPLDWATVSFHGVRVPFRNWLRDSASIAEDGTFTDTLSTPAMRSRQASRLIRYVWEVAAVGLAAVTRASAAVAVRHAHARHTNGTFAGFADPMPVIRYRNQQRTLFGALAGAYVSAMAAKSFSGPEPVGRSAGEIRTLFTLKAEIDRIAERVTADTRAASGVLGFSPSNRFLDYQGLAHAFNAAGLSTQVLHLNAAWTMALGFDYEAPADESAATEGLDLRDPARWRALAGTRERRLHERLVAELGAARAAGLGEFDVWNDRFDLAEQLAEAHALRLLVDLVRAETDALPDAGARRAALDLCSLHLLGEISAHSGWYLAEGLITAEEAVALPGLLDRICADVAPHALELADALDVPYDLVGAPIAHVDYATAFTKTTFTSASDETTAGAPASAASAASASPESALADPA from the coding sequence ATGGCACCAGGCACCTCACCGCGCGACACCCTGTCCTCGCTCGTGCACGGCGACTCCTACCGCGAGGCGCTGCCGCGACTGACCGAGATCTTCGCGCCGGAGCTGTTCGCCAGACCGTCCGGCCTGGCCGACCAGGACCGCCACGCGCTCACCTACCAGCGGCTGCGGCACATCAACGAGCAACTCGACACCAGCACACCGCTGTTGACCCAGCGCGACCTGCTCTTCCCGCTGCTGGAATGGGTCGCCCTCGCCGACCCCTCCCTCTTCTACGCCTTCTTCCTGCACCACTGCACGACGGTCGGCGCCCTGCTGGAGTTCGGCGCGGGCCGCGACGACCTCGACGACATCCTGGCCCGGCTCGCGTCCACCGAGACGGTGGGCGCCCTGCTGATGACCGAACTCGGCCACGGCAACAGCAACGCCGCCGTGCGCACCGAGGCCGTCTACGACCCGGACACCCGCGAGTTCGTCCTCACCACCCCCGGCCCCGAGGCCGTCAAGTACCCGCCGAGCGTGGCGTGTCCGGGCCTCGCCCGGCTCGGCATCGTCACCGCCAAGCTCGTCGTCGGCGGCGAGGACCGCGGCCTGTTCTGCTTCATCGTCCCCCTCCGGGACACCACCGGCCCCTGCCCGGGCGTGGTGATCGAACCGCAGGACTCGGCCCCCATCCTCCCCCTCGACTGGGCGACCGTCTCCTTCCACGGCGTACGCGTCCCCTTCCGTAACTGGCTGCGGGACTCCGCCTCGATCGCCGAGGACGGCACCTTCACCGACACCCTCAGCACCCCCGCGATGCGCTCCCGGCAGGCCTCCCGGCTGATCCGGTACGTCTGGGAGGTGGCCGCCGTCGGCCTCGCCGCCGTCACCCGGGCCTCGGCCGCCGTCGCCGTACGGCACGCCCACGCCCGGCACACCAACGGCACCTTCGCCGGATTCGCCGACCCCATGCCGGTCATCCGCTACCGCAACCAGCAGCGCACCCTGTTCGGCGCCCTGGCCGGCGCCTATGTGTCCGCCATGGCCGCGAAGTCCTTCTCCGGCCCCGAGCCGGTCGGCCGCAGCGCCGGCGAGATCCGCACCCTGTTCACCCTCAAGGCGGAGATCGACCGGATCGCCGAACGCGTCACCGCCGACACCCGCGCCGCCTCCGGCGTCCTCGGCTTCAGCCCGAGCAACCGCTTCCTGGACTACCAGGGCCTCGCCCACGCCTTCAACGCCGCCGGACTGAGCACCCAGGTCCTCCACCTCAACGCCGCCTGGACCATGGCCCTCGGCTTCGACTACGAGGCGCCCGCCGACGAGTCCGCCGCGACCGAGGGACTCGACCTGCGCGACCCGGCGCGGTGGCGGGCGCTGGCCGGCACCCGGGAACGGCGCCTGCACGAACGCCTGGTCGCCGAACTCGGCGCCGCCCGGGCCGCCGGACTCGGCGAGTTCGACGTCTGGAACGACCGCTTCGACCTGGCCGAACAGCTCGCCGAGGCACACGCCCTGCGCCTGCTGGTCGACCTGGTCCGCGCCGAGACCGACGCCCTGCCCGACGCCGGGGCCCGGCGCGCCGCCCTCGACCTGTGCTCCCTGCACCTGCTGGGCGAGATCTCCGCGCACAGCGGCTGGTACCTCGCCGAGGGCCTGATCACCGCCGAGGAGGCCGTCGCCCTGCCCGGCCTGCTCGACCGGATCTGCGCCGACGTCGCGCCGCACGCCCTGGAACTGGCCGACGCCCTGGACGTGCCCTACGACCTGGTCGGCGCGCCCATCGCGCACGTCGACTACGCGACCGCGTTCACCAAGACCACGTTCACGTCCGCGTCCGACGAGACCACGGCCGGCGCTCCCGCGTCCGCCGCGTCCGCCGCGTCCGCGTCCCCCGAGTCCGCGCTCGCCGACCCCGCGTAG
- a CDS encoding helix-turn-helix transcriptional regulator, translated as MTDGGASENDDDLTVCEAEREPDPSDSLRTFGAVVQALREHAGLSREEFGRLVQFSKHTVESVELGRRMPDESFVERAEEASGNTGALRRAAKFLTRGEAGLAAWFRRWAKLERVAVSLCTYECRLVPGLLQSEGYARALFENRIPLLTDDQLEAQVAARLDRQRMLYERPTVPFHFIVEEHVFRRKLGGVEVMRAQLEHVLDCTAPRNVTLQIMSINAECHSCMDGPLRLLETSQGRRMAYSEGQENGRLIADPRDVRLLYQRYDTLRSQALNPTLSRALLERLRGEL; from the coding sequence ATGACAGACGGCGGCGCGAGCGAGAACGACGACGACCTTACGGTCTGCGAGGCGGAGCGGGAACCCGATCCCTCCGACAGTCTGCGGACCTTCGGAGCGGTCGTCCAGGCCCTGCGCGAGCACGCGGGGTTGAGCAGGGAGGAGTTCGGCAGGCTGGTCCAGTTCTCCAAACACACCGTGGAGTCGGTGGAGTTGGGCAGGAGGATGCCTGACGAGTCCTTCGTGGAGCGGGCGGAGGAGGCATCGGGCAACACGGGCGCGCTCCGCAGGGCCGCGAAGTTCCTGACGCGAGGAGAGGCGGGGCTTGCGGCCTGGTTCCGGCGCTGGGCCAAGCTGGAGAGGGTCGCGGTGAGCCTGTGCACGTATGAGTGCCGGTTGGTTCCGGGACTTTTGCAGTCGGAGGGCTATGCGAGGGCACTGTTCGAGAATCGGATTCCCCTGCTGACCGATGACCAGTTGGAGGCGCAGGTTGCGGCTCGCTTGGACCGGCAGAGAATGCTGTACGAGCGGCCGACCGTGCCGTTCCACTTCATTGTCGAGGAGCACGTCTTCCGACGGAAGCTGGGCGGTGTTGAGGTGATGCGCGCGCAGTTGGAGCACGTGCTGGACTGCACGGCGCCCCGTAACGTGACGCTGCAGATCATGTCGATCAATGCCGAGTGCCACTCATGCATGGATGGTCCTCTGCGGTTGCTGGAGACCTCTCAGGGGCGGCGAATGGCGTACTCGGAGGGGCAGGAGAACGGCCGGTTGATCGCCGACCCGAGAGACGTGAGGCTTCTCTACCAGCGCTATGACACACTGCGGTCGCAGGCCCTGAACCCCACACTCTCACGGGCCCTGTTGGAGCGACTGCGAGGAGAGCTATGA